The following is a genomic window from Armatimonadota bacterium.
CGGGACTTCCTGCAGTACCTGCTGGACACCCAGGCCTACACCTGGTTCGGGAAGCTCGTGGCCTACGGGGAGCTGCTGATCGGCGTGGCGCTGGTCCTCGGCGCCTTCGTGGGAGTGGCCGCCTTCTTCGGGGCCTTCATGAACTGGAACTTCATGATGGCGGGGTCGGCCAGCACCAACCCCGTCCTCTTCGTGATCGCCATCCTGCTCATCCTGGCCTGGAAGGTGGCCGGCTACCTGGGCCTGGACTACTACCTGCTGCCCCTGCTGGGGACGCCCTGGAAGCCGGGCCGGATCTTCCGGCCCCAACCCACGGCCTGATCGCAGCGGGCAGGCCTGCTACCCCGGACAGG
Proteins encoded in this region:
- a CDS encoding DoxX family membrane protein, whose protein sequence is MARNVSGGRTTIMEDPPFARWLFGNTKSAWLWLVLRVWLGYQWIEAALHKITDPAWVVTGLAVKGFWERAVQVPPPPARPPVAFGWYRDFLQYLLDTQAYTWFGKLVAYGELLIGVALVLGAFVGVAAFFGAFMNWNFMMAGSASTNPVLFVIAILLILAWKVAGYLGLDYYLLPLLGTPWKPGRIFRPQPTA